From Antedon mediterranea chromosome 9, ecAntMedi1.1, whole genome shotgun sequence, a single genomic window includes:
- the LOC140059095 gene encoding protein rolling stone-like, whose protein sequence is MCGPGTECHFTQLGFGGESARRFTIPSLNWKWQPTSYLLYRYLIAIYQTVWCVLVIVEWGTEPHYSLVDTKWKWLIYISNWSYLLLTVHFIFAAVAVTVYYTCGGCNDDPHSKDPTIEMSERGEGSSHVNTQGDATMPWYLKMMWFLQVTSYSAAVAVTILYWILEYEPDTDSIHAYGVHVHGINVLLVVIDSLIVANPYRLLHMIYPALYALVYFIFTAIYWAAGGLNPVGNPWIYKGSLDWENEPGLSAVIAALTVVVGAPVLHFLFWLLFKIREAVLSRCCGSSQFV, encoded by the exons CTTAATTGGAAATGGCAGCCTACCTCCTACTTGTTGTACAGGTATTTAATCGCTATATATCAGACGGTATGGTGTGTTCTAGTGATAGTGGAATGGGGAACAGAACCTCACTACTCTCTTGTTGATACTAAATGGAAATGGCTGATATACATATCTAATTGGAGCTATCTGCTGTTGACGGTGCATTTTATCTTTGCCGCTGTCGCGGTAACTGTTTACTATACGT GTGGTGGCTGCAATGATGACCCGCATTCGAAAGATCCAACCATAGAGATGTCTGAACGAGGAGAAGGATCCAGTCACGTCAACACCCAAGGTGACGCAACCATGCCGTGGTACCTGAAGATGATGTGGTTTCTCCAAGTGACCTCTTACAGTGCCGCTGTAGCAGTAACAATTCTCTACTGGATATTAGAGTACGAACCAGACACAGACTCGATCCACGCATATGGCGTGCATGTCCACGGCATCAACGTACTACTGGTGGTCATCGACTCTTTGATTGTTGCCAACCCGTACCGACTTCTTCACATGATCTACCCAGCTTTGTACGCTTtggtttatttcatttttacgGCAATCTACTGGGCTGCTGGTGGTCTCAACCCCGTAGGAAACCCATGGATCTATAAGGGGTCATTAGATTGGGAGAATGAACCAGGCTTATCAGCAGTTATCGCCGCCTTGACGGTTGTTGTAGGAGCTCCTGTTTTACATTTTCTGTTTTGGTTGCTTTTTAAGATTAGGGAAGCTGTATTAAGCCGATGTTGTGGATCTTCTCAATTTGTTTag
- the LOC140059153 gene encoding uncharacterized protein, producing MCGRCGEFSVRNFGFRGASLEDFTVARCPWPGQPASYVTYRVLIAIYQCSWNVLIPFWWNNNKFFTDHTEQTNRWKWFIYISNWSFTILSLYFVMAALSNFYHQIKSHCKCSHGCGSKEDEMLYADSFPISQDSIVMNEKRKSAEAAADQPSTMMRQISSVSDDKLIRKNRRIYYSYQTALPWYFKLTWVLQSCAFSLVLLITIMFWIIEFNPDVTDVTVCNVHVHGVALFLIVLDCFLTASPVRFFHFVYPTFVVIGYSIFTYAYNRCGGLNEYGDTHLYKDWVDWTDMETKSCIVAVCATFVAVPIAHALHCILCLIRKRMFRCYEKKYIL from the exons ATGTGTGGTCGCTGCGGAGAATTTAGTGTTAGAAACTTTGGATTTAGAGGAGCATCGCTAGAGGATTTTACAGTTGCCAGA TGTCCTTGGCCAGGACAACCAGCATCCTACGTCACATATCGAGTACTGATTGCCATATACCAATGCTCCTGGAATGTTCTCATTCCTTTTTGGTGGAACAATAACAAGTTTTTCACTGACCACACGGAGCAAACGAATCGCTGGAAATGGTTTATCTATATCTCCAATTGGAGCTTTACGATACTAAGTTTGTATTTCGTAATGGCGGCCTTGTCGAATTTCTATCATCAAATTAAATCTCATTGCAAAT GTTCACATGGATGTGGTAGCAAAGAAGACGAAATGTTATACGCCGATAGTTTTCCAATTTCTCAGGACTCAATCGTAATGAACGAGAAACGTAAAAGTGCGGAAGCCGCCGCCGATCAACCGTCAACCATGATGCGGCAAATATCCAGCGTATCAGACGACAAACTAATCCGTAAAAACAGAAGGATTTATTATAGTTATCAAACCGCTTTGCCGTGGTATTTTAAACTGACGTGGGTCCTACAAAGTTGCGCTTTCTCGCTCGTACTTCTCATCACCATTATGTTCTGGATCATTGAGTTTAATCCTGACGTCACAGATGTTACCGTCTGCAACGTTCATGTTCACGGAGTGGCGCTGTTTCTGATTGTGCTCGATTGTTTCTTAACCGCCTCCCCCGTACGATTTTTCCACTTTGTATACCCAACATTCGTTGTGATTGGCTACAGTATATTTACGTACGCTTACAATAGGTGTGGTGGCTTGAACGAGTACGGGGATACACATCTGTATAAAGATTGGGTAGATTGGACAGATATGGAAACTAAATCATGTATTGTGGCAGTGTGTGCAACCTTCGTCGCTGTTCCTATTGCGCATGCGCTTCATTGTATTTTATGTTTGATTCGAAAGCGGATGTTCAGATGTTATGAGAAAAAATacatactgtaa
- the LOC140059130 gene encoding protein rolling stone-like has protein sequence MNIGTIYRPTKLMYSKMFSTKIVRRRFWIVVGLLSTVFRRFKSWSEDAFQPIGFRTESAKRFAVPIFNWQTRTYIIYRCAIAFYQLLWLLLVVIKWVTKPRYEAFDTRWKWFIYVSNLSYLWLTVYFIVAAFAVIAYHKGPTDASDTVGDVERIEGGQYNTRSTRKQRLPIYFSLSWFLQVIAYSTAVAVTILYWTLDYDPAEDIINVHGVHVHGINAMLVVIDSLIVANPYRYIHFIYPSLYALVYFGFTVIYWAKGGLDSNGHVYIYKGHLDWGNNSKTSLSIAVLTVCVGAPFLHCLFWILFKMKEIVFKPY, from the exons ATGAATATTGGCacgatatataggcctacaaaactaatgtacagtaaaatGTTTTCAACGAAAATCGTTCGGAGACGATTCTGGATCGTAGTAGGTCTACTAAGTACGGTCTTCCGGAGGTTTAAGTCTTGGTCAGAAGACGCTTTCCAGCCAATCGGATTTCGTACAGAGTCTGCAAAAAGGTTCGCAGTCCCTATT TTCAATTGGCAGACACGAACGTATATTATTTATCGTTGTGCAATCGCTTTTTACCAACTGCTCTGGTTGTTGTTGGTCGTAATAAAATGGGTAACCAAGCCTCGTTACGAAGCTTTCGATACCAGATGGAAATGGTTCATCTACGTATCCAACTTAAGTTACTTGTGGCTAACCGTGTATTTCATTGTTGCTGCTTTTGCAGTAATTGCATATCACAAAG GGCCTACAGATGCATCAGATACAGTGGGTGACGTAGAACGCATCGAAGGTGGGCAATACAACACAAGGAGTACAAGAAAACAACGCCTACCAATTTACTTTTCACTATCGTGGTTTTTACAAGttatagcctacagtacagcCGTCGCAGTAACAATTCTTTACTGGACTCTAGACTACGACCCTGCAGAAGATATCATTAACGTTCATGGCGTTCACGTACACGGCATCAATGCAATGCTTGTTGTTATAGATTCTTTAATTGTTGCCAATCCATATagatatattcattttatatacCCATCTTTGTATGCTTTAGTTTATTTTGGATTTACGGTGATCTACTGGGCAAAGGGCGGTCTTGATTCAAATGGacatgtatatatttataaaggTCATCTAGACTGGGGGAACAACTCTAAAACATCGTTATCTATAGCTGTTCTCACTGTTTGTGTTGGCGCTCcgtttttacattgtttattttggATTCTcttcaaaatgaaagagatcgTCTTTAAAccatattga
- the LOC140058114 gene encoding uncharacterized protein, which translates to MRGLEWWNRFNLAFRYGNPVKFVSPQCNWFFQPFSFIIYRICLAIYMVTWLVLVILYWGEEPYYPKSSPVLERQTRKSLRFLMKCMRYGPCKSKTVHVHQMCLWQLKGILKLKKNNFCIILNNIVTICLESQAVTLQIAYTECVTTHVRINFILLHYIFTVTSTKCATEKRKTSPSPCLLPWYLRLQWFLQTIAYGATPPLVSAYWQEEHRLGFDEYNWTAFNMHVHGINYLILLIDTILVATPVKFAHCIYLSMYGFTYLIFTAVYFIAGGTDPYGEQYIYARWMNWAEDPLRAAVASFFGIVIILPLSQIVFVIMTYIRAFLSNKLGCNPQVDNECACDKDML; encoded by the exons ATGCGGGGGTTGGAATGGTGGAATCGGTTCAATTTGGCGTTTCGTTACGGTAATCCGGTTAAATTCGTTAGTCCACAA TGTAACTGGTTCTTTCAACCGTTTTCATTCATCATCTATCGAATATGTCTCGCAATCTATATGGTCACGTGGTTAGTATTAGTCATTCTATACTGGGGCGAGGAACCTTATTACCCGAAG tcatCGCCTGTTTTGGAACGCCAAACCCGCAAAAGTCTACGCTTCCTGATGAAATGTATGCGTTATGGTCCCTGTAAGTCTAAAACAGTGCATGTGCATCAGATGTGCTTATGGCAGCTTAAGggtattttaaaattgaaaaaaaataatttttgcaTTATATTGAATAATATAGTGACAATTTGCTTAGAAAGTCAAGCAGTAACATTACAAATTGCTTATACAGAATGTGTCACAACCCACgtaagaattaattttattctacTGCATTACATATTCACAGTTACGTCAACAAAATGTGCTACAGAGAAACGAAAGACAAGTCCCAGTCCATGCCTACTACCTTGGTATCTTCGTTTACAATGGTTCCTTCAGACGATAGCGTATGGAGCAACACCGCCATTAGTGAGTGCGTACTGGCAGGAAGAACATCGTCTTGGTTTCGATGAATACAACTGGACTGCCTTCAACATGCACGTGCATGGCATAAACTACCTAATATTACTGATCGATACGATTCTTGTTGCAACGCCGGTAAAATTTGCCCATTGTATCTACCTCTCAATGTACGGCTTTACCTATTTAATATTTACCGCCGTTTATTTTATCGCTGGTGGCACGGACCCGTATGGTGAACAGTATATATACGCCCGCTGGATGAATTGGGCAGAAGATCCGTTGAGGGCGGCGGTGGCAAGTTTCTTTGGAATTGTCATCATTTTACCGTTGTCTCAGATTGTGTTTGTTATTATGACTTACATCCGGGCTTTCTTGAGCAATAAGCTTGGCTGTAACCCTCAGGTCGACAACGAATGTGCATGTGATAAAGATATGCTGTAA
- the LOC140058113 gene encoding uncharacterized protein: MYPNIFIMLISAVNTVRTVRRLGCCAAKKGFSQKHWSECATYFLSVCGFGGVTPERFAFSAFNCDGFPGLYILYRCMIALYQFVWTVLIVREWGNEPHYTPSDQKWKMLLFLSYWSYFGLTGYFMFATIAVSVYHYTSHNAANFSPDESEKTITIDEVITLNVVEEGDRNNINMNKGLTDKRDLPNYFSFMWFLQVIAYSTSVGATIVYWLQERPNHIFGAHVHGINTVLCSIDAIVIANPYRFCHVIYTSLFCLSYILFTVIFWTFGGLNHKGYRYIYKNHLDWENNISDSLLFTFFITFIIAPISNSFFWLLIKIKENVIQQWINE; the protein is encoded by the exons ATGTATccaaatatatttatcatgctt ATAAGTGCTGTAAACACAGTCAGAACAGTTCGAAGGCTTGGGTGTTGTGCGGCCAAGAAAGGCTTTAGTCAAAAACATTGGTCAGAATGCGCAACTTACTTCCTTTCGGTTTGCGGATTTGGAGGGGTAACACCTGAAAGATTTGCTTTTTCAGCT tttaattgTGACGGATTTCCTGGACTATACATTCTGTACCGGTGTATGATAGCGTTGTACCAATTTGTATGGACAGTATTAATTGTCAGAGAATGGGGAAATGAACCACACTACACTCCCTCTGATCAAAAATGGAAAATGCTTCTATTTCTTTCATATTGGAGTTATTTTGGACTGACAGGCTACTTCATGTTCGCAACTATCGCCGTCTCCGTGTACCACTATACAAGTCATAATgcag CTAATTTTTCCCCAGACGAGTCTGAAAAAACTATTACAATAGATGAAGTTATAACACTGAATGTTGTTGAAGAAGGCGATCGAAATAACATCAATATGAATAAAGGACTAACAGACAAACGGGATCTTCCAAACTACTTTTCATTCATGTGGTTCTTGCAAGTGATAGCTTACAGTACATCGGTCGGGGCCACCATTGTCTATTGGCTTCAAGAACGTCCTAATCACATCTTTGGAGCCCATGTCCATGGCATCAACACCGTTCTTTGTAGCATAGACGCCATAGTTATTGCCAATCCGTATAGGTTTTGCCACGTCATCTACACCTCCCTTTTCTGCCTGAGTTATATCTTATTTACAGTGATATTTTGGACATTCGGAGGCCTAAATCATAAGGGGTATAGATACATCTATAAAAATCATCTCGATTGGGAAAACAACATTAGCGATTCTCTTCTTTTCACGTTTTTTATTACTTTCATAATAGCACCAATTTCAAATAGTTTCTTCTGGCTGTTGATCAAGATCAAGGAAAACGTTATTCAACAATGGATTAATGAATAG